A single Rattus norvegicus strain BN/NHsdMcwi chromosome 5, GRCr8, whole genome shotgun sequence DNA region contains:
- the Rnf207 gene encoding RING finger protein 207 isoform X6 produces MSGAIFAPLEGLGALDAASGHPLVCPLCHTQYEHPCLLDCFHDFCAGCLRGRATDGRLSCPLCQHQTLVKGPSGLPPADRLLQFLVDSSGDGIEAVHCANCDLECSKQDAETTYFCNTCGQPLCARCREETHRARMFARHDIVALGQRSRDFIQKCKLHSEPYIVFSTDKKSLLCIRCFRDMQGESRAHCVDLESAYVQGCERLEQAVLAVKALQTATKEAIALLQAMVEEVRHSAAEEEAAIHALFGSMQDRLAERKALLLQTVQSQYEEKDKAFKEQLTHLASLLPTLQVHLVICSSFLSLASKAEFLDLGYELMERLQGIVTRPHRLRPAQSSKVGRGLKP; encoded by the exons ATGTCTGGAGCAATTTTTGCGCCTCTGGAGGGCCTAGGTGCCCTGGATGCTGCAAGTGGCCATCCACTCGTGTGTCCACTGTGCCACACACAGTACGAGCACCCGTGCCTGCTGGACTGTTTCCACGACTTCTGCGCTGGCTGCTTGCGTGGCCGGGCCACCGATGGCCGCCTGTCCTGCCCACTGTGCCA GCATCAGACCCTGGTGAAGGGGCCCAGTGGCCTCCCTCCAGCGGACCGGCTGCTGCAGTTCCTGGTGGACAGCTCCGGGGATGGCATAGAAGCTGTGCACTGTGCCAACTGTGACCTGGAGTGCAGCAAGCAG GACGCAGAGACCACGTacttctgcaacacctgcgggCAGCCCCTGTGCGCGCGCTGCCGCGAAGAGACGCACCGCGCGCGCATGTTCGCGCGCCACGACATTGTAGCCCTGGGCCAGCGCAGCCGGGACTTCATCCAGAAGTGTA AGCTGCATTCGGAGCCCTACATCGTGTTTTCTACCGACAAGAAGTCGCTGCTGTGCATCCGCTGCTTTCGGGACATGCAGGG GGAGAGCCGGGCCCACTGTGTGGACCTGGAGTCAGCTTATGTGCAAGGTTGCGAGCGGCTGGAGCAGGCAGTGCTG GCAGTGAAGGCTCTGCAGACCGCCACGAAAGAGGCCATCGCGCTGCTACAGGCCATGGTGGAGGAGGTGAGGCACAGCGCCGCTGAGGAGGAGGCTGCCATCCACGCACTCTTTGGCAGCATGCAG GACAGACTGGCAGAGAGGAAAGCATTACTGCTGCAGACTGTGCAGAG ccaatATGAAGAGAAGGACAAAGCCTTCAAGGAACAGCTGACCCACCTGGCCTCCTTGCTGCCCACCCTGCAG GTTCATCTGGTCATCTGctcttcctttctcagcttggCCAGCAAAGCCGAGTTTCTGGATCTGGGTTAT gagctgatggagagaCTTCAAGGCATAGTCACGCGGCCGCATCGTCTAAGACCGGCTCAGAGCAGCAAG GTTGGCAGGGGGCTCAAGCCCTAA
- the Rnf207 gene encoding RING finger protein 207 isoform X7 produces the protein MSGAIFAPLEGLGALDAASGHPLVCPLCHTQYEHPCLLDCFHDFCAGCLRGRATDGRLSCPLCQHQTLVKGPSGLPPADRLLQFLVDSSGDGIEAVHCANCDLECSKQDAETTYFCNTCGQPLCARCREETHRARMFARHDIVALGQRSRDFIQKCKLHSEPYIVFSTDKKSLLCIRCFRDMQGESRAHCVDLESAYVQGCERLEQAVLAVKALQTATKEAIALLQAMVEEVRHSAAEEEAAIHALFGSMQDRLAERKALLLQTVQSQYEEKDKAFKEQLTHLASLLPTLQLGQQSRVSGSGLCECLQLLQEPLSPALTRVRPA, from the exons ATGTCTGGAGCAATTTTTGCGCCTCTGGAGGGCCTAGGTGCCCTGGATGCTGCAAGTGGCCATCCACTCGTGTGTCCACTGTGCCACACACAGTACGAGCACCCGTGCCTGCTGGACTGTTTCCACGACTTCTGCGCTGGCTGCTTGCGTGGCCGGGCCACCGATGGCCGCCTGTCCTGCCCACTGTGCCA GCATCAGACCCTGGTGAAGGGGCCCAGTGGCCTCCCTCCAGCGGACCGGCTGCTGCAGTTCCTGGTGGACAGCTCCGGGGATGGCATAGAAGCTGTGCACTGTGCCAACTGTGACCTGGAGTGCAGCAAGCAG GACGCAGAGACCACGTacttctgcaacacctgcgggCAGCCCCTGTGCGCGCGCTGCCGCGAAGAGACGCACCGCGCGCGCATGTTCGCGCGCCACGACATTGTAGCCCTGGGCCAGCGCAGCCGGGACTTCATCCAGAAGTGTA AGCTGCATTCGGAGCCCTACATCGTGTTTTCTACCGACAAGAAGTCGCTGCTGTGCATCCGCTGCTTTCGGGACATGCAGGG GGAGAGCCGGGCCCACTGTGTGGACCTGGAGTCAGCTTATGTGCAAGGTTGCGAGCGGCTGGAGCAGGCAGTGCTG GCAGTGAAGGCTCTGCAGACCGCCACGAAAGAGGCCATCGCGCTGCTACAGGCCATGGTGGAGGAGGTGAGGCACAGCGCCGCTGAGGAGGAGGCTGCCATCCACGCACTCTTTGGCAGCATGCAG GACAGACTGGCAGAGAGGAAAGCATTACTGCTGCAGACTGTGCAGAG ccaatATGAAGAGAAGGACAAAGCCTTCAAGGAACAGCTGACCCACCTGGCCTCCTTGCTGCCCACCCTGCAG cttggCCAGCAAAGCCGAGTTTCTGGATCTGGGTTATGTGAGTGTCTCCAGCTCCTGCAGGAACCCCTCTCCCCTGCCCTCACTAGAGTCCGCCCTGCATAG